A single window of Granulibacter bethesdensis DNA harbors:
- a CDS encoding class II aldolase/adducin family protein: MHDESSARRALVDACRAMTSLGINQGTAGNISLRWGNRMLISPSAIPYDEMMPDMVASMPLDDDAGRWEGPCKPSTEWRFHHGILCSRPEFGAVLHAHPVFCTALAMARRSIPPCHYMITCFGGDDIRCAPYATFGTAELADLALSALDGRKACLLANHGMVVCGNDLRQALWLGVELETLARQYWHSLQIGGPVLLSPRELAETRARFQGYGLQEKQKP, from the coding sequence ATGCATGATGAATCCTCGGCCCGGCGCGCGCTGGTGGATGCGTGCCGGGCCATGACTTCTTTGGGAATCAATCAGGGAACAGCCGGGAATATCAGCCTGCGTTGGGGAAACCGGATGCTGATTTCCCCCTCCGCGATTCCTTATGACGAAATGATGCCCGATATGGTCGCTTCCATGCCATTGGATGATGACGCTGGCAGGTGGGAGGGGCCATGCAAGCCATCGACAGAATGGCGTTTCCATCATGGTATCCTATGCTCACGGCCGGAATTCGGGGCCGTCCTGCACGCGCATCCGGTGTTCTGCACCGCGCTGGCTATGGCGCGACGGTCTATTCCACCCTGTCATTATATGATCACCTGCTTCGGCGGAGATGACATACGCTGCGCTCCTTATGCAACATTCGGTACGGCAGAATTGGCTGATCTGGCCCTCTCTGCTCTGGATGGGCGCAAGGCCTGCCTGCTGGCCAATCATGGCATGGTGGTCTGTGGCAATGATCTGCGTCAGGCATTGTGGCTGGGGGTGGAGCTGGAAACGCTGGCCAGGCAATACTGGCACAGCCTTCAGATTGGGGGGCCAGTTCTGCTTTCTCCGCGAGAACTGGCAGAAACCCGCGCTCGTTTCCAAGGGTACGGACTTCAGGAAAAACAGAAGCCCTAA
- a CDS encoding amylo-alpha-1,6-glucosidase → MTDSPNTDPAFPPLTDLPETDPWPAHPSHESEEEGGGAKGISRQLALKHGDCFLVADQMGDMHGDDDGFFDNDTRVLSRFRLMIGDRSPSLLGAAVSYDNVYATTNMTNRPLPPLGGQSLPEGVILVERRRFLWDHCLYERITLVNFGQTPATVPIELRFAADFRDMFEVRGLQRVSRGRVMPPEINHGMMRFAYQGLDKINRVTLISFSIPPARLEPGQAAFLFHLEREGRIELFMEIGPQADASPSRERFRKAAARARWAMRAKRRRAAEIDTPSRMYRQWIDRSAADLALLTTDLPTGPYPYAGIPWFSTPFGRDAVITSLQRLWLDPGMARGVLTFLASHQATDTSSFQDSAPGKIVHEMRHGEMTTLKEIPFGQYYGGVDTTPLFVVLAGSYADRTGDMALIDTLWPALMAAIAWVEGPGDSNGDGFLDYARGEESGLANQGWKDSFDSVFGADAKFPQGPVALVEVQGYVHAAYLALASLSERRGLTEDAVRWRTKATRLRAAIEDKFWMEDLGCYGIALDGNGELCRVPASNAGHLLYTGVPSPERAARLTGLLSSPSFNSGWGIRTLGTTAPRYNPMSYHNGSVWPHDTALCVAGMASYGERDVVSHITRDMFESAVHLGMRLPELYCGFPRSPGEAPISYPVACLPQAWAAGSVFMMLQACLGLRINGWKKEITVDRPTLPYGLDVLHLKRLQLGDSFVDLTFQRVGDRVVCLPGANSRAVVSIVTR, encoded by the coding sequence ATGACCGATTCCCCCAACACCGACCCCGCTTTCCCGCCCCTGACCGACCTGCCGGAGACAGATCCTTGGCCGGCCCATCCTTCCCATGAAAGCGAAGAGGAAGGCGGCGGCGCAAAAGGGATCAGCCGTCAACTGGCGCTGAAACATGGCGACTGCTTTCTGGTGGCAGACCAGATGGGCGACATGCATGGCGACGATGATGGGTTTTTCGACAACGATACCCGTGTTCTGTCGCGCTTCCGTCTGATGATCGGGGATCGCTCTCCTTCCTTGCTCGGGGCTGCGGTCAGCTATGACAATGTCTATGCCACCACCAATATGACTAACCGCCCTCTGCCGCCACTGGGTGGGCAGTCCCTGCCGGAAGGGGTCATTCTGGTGGAGCGCCGCCGGTTTCTGTGGGATCATTGTCTTTACGAGCGCATCACGCTGGTCAATTTCGGGCAAACGCCCGCCACGGTTCCAATCGAACTGCGTTTTGCAGCCGATTTCCGCGATATGTTTGAAGTGCGTGGATTACAGCGGGTTTCACGCGGGCGTGTGATGCCGCCGGAAATCAATCATGGTATGATGCGTTTCGCCTATCAGGGCCTGGATAAAATCAACCGGGTGACGCTGATCAGTTTCTCGATTCCTCCCGCCAGGCTGGAGCCGGGGCAGGCGGCGTTTCTCTTTCATCTGGAGCGGGAAGGGCGGATTGAGCTCTTTATGGAAATTGGCCCGCAGGCTGATGCTTCTCCCTCACGGGAAAGGTTTCGCAAGGCAGCTGCACGTGCGCGTTGGGCCATGCGGGCGAAGCGCCGTCGCGCCGCTGAAATCGACACGCCCAGTCGCATGTACCGCCAATGGATTGATCGGTCTGCCGCTGATCTGGCGCTGCTGACGACCGATTTGCCGACCGGTCCCTATCCTTATGCCGGGATTCCATGGTTCTCGACGCCATTCGGGCGTGATGCGGTCATTACTTCCCTGCAGAGGCTCTGGCTTGATCCGGGCATGGCGCGGGGTGTGCTGACTTTTCTGGCCAGCCATCAGGCAACAGATACATCCAGTTTTCAGGATTCCGCGCCGGGCAAGATCGTGCACGAGATGCGGCATGGAGAGATGACCACGCTCAAGGAAATACCGTTTGGTCAGTATTATGGCGGTGTCGATACCACGCCCCTGTTCGTGGTGCTGGCAGGTTCCTATGCCGATCGGACCGGAGACATGGCGCTGATCGACACTTTGTGGCCCGCGCTGATGGCGGCCATTGCCTGGGTTGAAGGGCCGGGAGATTCCAATGGCGACGGGTTCCTGGACTATGCCCGTGGTGAGGAAAGCGGACTGGCCAATCAGGGCTGGAAAGACAGTTTCGACAGCGTGTTCGGGGCTGATGCCAAATTCCCCCAGGGGCCGGTGGCATTGGTGGAGGTGCAGGGCTATGTGCATGCCGCCTATCTCGCCCTTGCCAGCCTGAGCGAACGGCGTGGTCTGACCGAGGATGCCGTGCGCTGGCGCACCAAGGCGACCCGTCTGAGAGCGGCCATTGAAGACAAGTTCTGGATGGAGGATCTCGGCTGCTACGGCATCGCCTTGGACGGGAATGGGGAGTTGTGCCGGGTGCCGGCCTCCAATGCCGGGCATCTGCTGTACACGGGGGTTCCATCGCCCGAGCGGGCGGCCCGGCTGACCGGCTTGCTGTCCTCGCCTTCTTTTAACAGTGGCTGGGGTATCAGGACCCTCGGCACGACGGCGCCGCGATATAACCCCATGTCCTATCACAATGGTTCGGTCTGGCCGCATGATACGGCGTTGTGTGTGGCCGGGATGGCCTCTTATGGCGAACGTGACGTTGTTTCCCACATCACGCGCGATATGTTCGAATCGGCCGTTCATCTGGGAATGCGGCTGCCGGAATTGTACTGTGGTTTCCCCCGCAGCCCCGGAGAAGCGCCCATCAGCTATCCGGTGGCCTGCCTGCCCCAGGCCTGGGCGGCAGGATCGGTGTTCATGATGTTACAGGCTTGTCTCGGGCTGCGTATCAATGGCTGGAAGAAGGAAATTACGGTGGACCGGCCCACTCTGCCCTATGGCCTTGATGTCCTGCATCTGAAGCGTTTGCAGCTGGGGGATAGCTTCGTCGATCTGACCTTCCAGCGGGTAGGCGATCGCGTGGTTTGTCTGCCAGGTGCAAACAGCCGCGCTGTCGTCAGCATCGTGACCCGATAG
- the msrB gene encoding peptide-methionine (R)-S-oxide reductase MsrB, whose protein sequence is MADQNTGCGCGDHAPSCGDDRWQDTLTPEQYRILRQHGTERPGTSPLNDEKRPGLYACAGCGQVLFDAATKYDSGSGWPSFFQPREGAVATTTDTSHGMVRTEVHCSQCNGHLGHVFPDGPRPTGLRYCMNGLALSFQPASG, encoded by the coding sequence ATGGCCGATCAGAACACTGGCTGCGGCTGTGGCGATCATGCACCGTCATGCGGCGATGACCGCTGGCAGGACACGTTAACCCCGGAGCAATATCGCATCCTGCGTCAGCATGGCACGGAACGTCCCGGCACCAGCCCGCTCAATGATGAAAAACGGCCAGGCCTGTATGCCTGTGCCGGTTGCGGGCAGGTATTGTTCGATGCGGCGACGAAGTATGACAGCGGCTCTGGCTGGCCCAGCTTTTTCCAGCCGCGGGAGGGCGCGGTGGCCACCACGACGGATACCAGCCACGGCATGGTTCGCACCGAAGTCCATTGCAGTCAGTGTAACGGACATCTCGGCCATGTTTTCCCCGATGGGCCGCGTCCTACCGGTCTGCGTTACTGCATGAACGGGCTTGCTCTGAGTTTTCAGCCTGCATCAGGCTGA
- the cysC gene encoding adenylyl-sulfate kinase, translated as MSQPPPPPASSARSGGLLRFLTCGSVDDGKSTLIGRLLHDTRSVPPDQIETMVRDSIRRGRSADDPDYSLLLDGLLAEREQGITIDVAYRFFSTARRHFIVADTPGHEQYTRNMATGASTAQVAVMLCDARRGLRVQTRRHATIASLLGIRHVVLAVNKIDLVGYDQERFRELENEFRTFADRLNFRDVVAIPLSARAGDNITGPSENTPWYSGPALIEYLETVEIEPEETSHPFRMPVQIVLRPQGGGRCFGGTLASGVLRPGDQITNVTGGASSRVARIATMSGDLAEARTGDAVAVFLEDEIDASRGDVLSAADSIPPSADRLEADLVWMQEAPLLPGAAFLVKIGTLTLGGRVAAIRAKIDVDTLEEEPGERLMQNEVAKIELVLDRPVPFESYDVTRHLGGFILIDRITNATAGAGMVRAAAATEGAVWHRHTLDTAARSSLKAHSPAVLWFTGLSGAGKSTVANLVEQKLLTQGCHTYLLDGDNLRHGLNKDLSFSQSDRRENIRRIAEVARLFHDSGLIVLVSAISPYAADRAAARALVPEGAFIEVFVDAPIDECARRDPKGLYARAKAGEITGFTGIDAPYETPESPEVHLEAFGKDPELLAEQVVSHLRDSGLLR; from the coding sequence TTGAGCCAGCCCCCGCCCCCCCCCGCTTCTTCGGCCCGCTCCGGCGGTCTGCTGCGGTTTTTAACCTGCGGCAGTGTGGATGATGGCAAATCGACGCTGATCGGGCGTCTTTTGCATGATACACGCAGCGTTCCGCCGGATCAGATCGAGACGATGGTGCGCGACAGCATACGTCGCGGGCGCTCAGCGGATGATCCTGATTACTCCCTGTTGCTGGACGGGCTGCTGGCCGAGCGTGAGCAGGGCATCACCATCGACGTTGCCTACCGGTTTTTTTCTACCGCTCGTCGTCATTTCATCGTCGCCGATACCCCCGGCCACGAGCAATACACCAGGAACATGGCGACCGGTGCTTCCACTGCACAGGTCGCCGTGATGCTGTGTGACGCACGGCGCGGGCTGCGTGTGCAGACACGGCGTCATGCCACCATCGCTTCCCTGCTCGGGATTCGTCACGTCGTGCTGGCGGTCAACAAGATCGATCTGGTCGGCTACGATCAGGAGCGTTTCCGCGAGCTTGAAAACGAGTTCCGCACCTTCGCCGACCGCCTGAATTTCAGGGATGTCGTGGCGATCCCTCTCTCTGCCCGTGCGGGCGACAACATCACCGGCCCGAGCGAAAACACGCCCTGGTACAGCGGTCCGGCCCTGATCGAGTATCTGGAAACCGTCGAGATCGAGCCGGAAGAAACCAGCCATCCCTTCCGCATGCCGGTACAGATTGTTCTGCGCCCGCAGGGTGGCGGACGTTGCTTCGGCGGCACCCTTGCCAGCGGCGTGCTGCGCCCCGGTGATCAGATCACCAACGTCACCGGCGGAGCCTCCAGCCGGGTGGCCCGGATCGCCACCATGAGCGGTGATCTGGCCGAAGCCCGCACCGGTGATGCCGTCGCCGTGTTTCTGGAAGACGAAATCGACGCCTCACGCGGGGATGTACTGAGCGCTGCTGATTCCATCCCTCCCAGTGCCGATCGGCTGGAAGCCGATCTGGTCTGGATGCAGGAAGCCCCGTTACTGCCCGGCGCTGCTTTTCTGGTGAAAATCGGCACACTGACCTTGGGCGGACGGGTTGCTGCGATCCGCGCGAAAATCGATGTGGACACGCTGGAAGAAGAACCAGGCGAGCGCTTGATGCAAAACGAGGTCGCAAAGATCGAGCTGGTTCTCGACCGGCCTGTACCGTTCGAATCCTACGACGTCACCCGCCATCTGGGCGGCTTCATCCTGATCGACCGCATCACCAATGCAACAGCCGGAGCCGGAATGGTCCGTGCCGCCGCCGCCACGGAAGGCGCGGTCTGGCATCGTCATACCTTGGATACCGCAGCCCGCTCCTCACTGAAAGCGCACAGCCCCGCTGTGCTGTGGTTCACCGGTCTGTCCGGCGCCGGGAAATCGACCGTCGCCAATCTGGTGGAACAGAAGCTGCTGACCCAGGGGTGCCACACCTATCTGCTGGATGGCGATAACCTGCGGCACGGGCTTAACAAGGATCTCTCCTTCTCCCAGAGCGATCGGCGCGAGAATATCCGCCGTATCGCTGAGGTAGCACGCCTGTTCCATGATTCAGGGCTGATCGTGCTGGTTTCCGCTATCTCCCCCTATGCGGCTGATCGCGCGGCGGCACGGGCACTGGTGCCGGAAGGCGCGTTTATCGAGGTCTTCGTGGATGCACCGATCGACGAATGCGCCCGCCGCGATCCGAAAGGGCTGTATGCACGGGCCAAGGCAGGGGAAATCACCGGCTTCACCGGCATCGACGCCCCTTATGAAACACCGGAAAGCCCGGAGGTGCATCTGGAAGCTTTCGGCAAGGACCCGGAGCTTCTGGCCGAGCAGGTCGTCAGCCATCTGCGGGATAGCGGGCTGCTCCGCTGA